The following coding sequences lie in one Amycolatopsis cihanbeyliensis genomic window:
- a CDS encoding class I SAM-dependent methyltransferase, whose amino-acid sequence MDRHQRAEERLGTAGVAYRRVGSAEATAANLAWWDADADDYQATHREFLGAADFVWCPEGLREADARLLGEVRGSSVLEVGCGSAPCTRWLACQGARAVGVDLSAGMLRHALADHRRTGADAPLIQASAERLPLATGGFDTACSAFGAVPFVASLDAVFAEVARVLRPGGRWVFAVTHPMRWIFPDDPGPTGLTATQPYFDRTPYVEVNADGAATYVEYHHTMGDYVRALSGAGFRLTDLIEPEWPEAHTRVWGQWSPLRGKLFPGTAIFSAVAAGG is encoded by the coding sequence GTGGATCGCCATCAACGCGCGGAGGAGCGGCTGGGCACCGCAGGCGTCGCCTACCGCCGAGTGGGCTCGGCCGAGGCGACCGCGGCCAACCTGGCCTGGTGGGACGCGGACGCCGACGACTACCAGGCCACCCATCGCGAGTTCCTCGGTGCGGCCGATTTCGTGTGGTGCCCGGAGGGGTTGCGCGAGGCCGACGCCCGGCTGCTCGGCGAGGTACGTGGCAGCTCGGTACTGGAGGTCGGCTGCGGTTCCGCGCCGTGCACTCGCTGGTTGGCCTGCCAGGGGGCACGCGCGGTCGGGGTGGACCTTTCCGCGGGCATGCTGCGGCATGCGCTGGCCGATCATCGGCGGACCGGTGCCGACGCGCCACTGATCCAGGCGAGCGCCGAGCGGCTGCCGCTGGCCACCGGCGGCTTCGACACCGCGTGCTCGGCCTTCGGCGCGGTGCCGTTCGTGGCCTCGCTGGATGCGGTCTTCGCGGAGGTGGCCAGGGTGCTGCGGCCGGGAGGGCGCTGGGTGTTCGCGGTGACGCACCCGATGCGATGGATCTTCCCCGACGACCCCGGCCCGACTGGGCTGACCGCGACCCAGCCGTACTTCGACCGGACCCCGTACGTCGAGGTGAACGCCGATGGCGCGGCGACCTATGTGGAATACCACCACACCATGGGTGACTACGTACGCGCGCTGTCCGGTGCGGGCTTCCGGTTGACCGACCTGATCGAGCCGGAATGGCCCGAGGCACACACCCGGGTCTGGGGCCAGTGGAGCCCGTTGCGCGGCAAGCTGTTCCCCGGCACCGCGATCTTCTCGGCCGTCGCGGCGGGCGGGTAG
- a CDS encoding GNAT family N-acetyltransferase codes for MRELVLAQSARFAALDPLLPEAAQPPAGERLTATLADGRRVAGVLYRARHAPGSLTSLWAAGASWELTPLLGDTGGAGMAALLGALRRRLDRERVGPDSACAVTWPSRDVEVARVLLDHGLVPLDALGVRPRPPPPAGTSRPEVVIRRARAADEEEIVALRMAELRYSALVGPNTVREDAAEVLAAEVRTRLRRDEPAWLAESAGLAVGLAGCGWGARAGEQRLRLRPGRWGQLHTLSVLPAARGTGIGRALAAVAHDALRAGGARGTFLFYSPANPLSSVFWHRQGYRPLWTFWEVRPASALR; via the coding sequence GTGCGGGAGCTGGTGCTGGCCCAGTCGGCGCGGTTCGCCGCGCTGGATCCGCTGCTGCCCGAGGCGGCCCAGCCGCCGGCCGGTGAGCGGCTCACCGCGACCCTCGCCGACGGTCGCCGGGTGGCCGGTGTGCTCTACCGTGCCCGGCACGCGCCCGGCTCCCTCACCAGCCTGTGGGCGGCCGGCGCGAGCTGGGAGCTGACTCCGCTGCTCGGTGACACCGGCGGCGCGGGCATGGCGGCGTTACTCGGTGCGCTGCGCCGCAGGCTGGACCGGGAGCGGGTGGGACCGGACTCGGCCTGCGCGGTCACCTGGCCCAGCCGCGACGTCGAGGTGGCCAGGGTGCTGCTGGACCACGGGCTTGTTCCCCTGGACGCGCTCGGCGTCCGGCCGCGGCCGCCACCCCCGGCCGGGACGAGCCGTCCCGAGGTGGTCATCCGGCGGGCACGCGCCGCGGACGAGGAGGAGATCGTCGCGCTGCGGATGGCCGAGCTGCGCTACTCCGCACTGGTCGGCCCGAACACCGTGCGGGAGGACGCCGCGGAGGTACTCGCGGCCGAGGTACGCACGCGGTTGCGGCGGGACGAGCCCGCCTGGCTCGCCGAGTCGGCGGGGCTGGCCGTCGGGCTCGCCGGCTGCGGTTGGGGTGCCCGGGCGGGCGAGCAACGACTCCGGCTTCGGCCCGGCCGGTGGGGGCAGCTGCACACGCTGTCGGTCCTGCCGGCGGCCAGGGGCACGGGTATCGGCAGGGCACTGGCCGCGGTGGCGCACGACGCGCTGCGCGCGGGCGGGGCCCGGGGTACATTCCTGTTCTACAGTCCGGCGAACCCCCTCTCCTCGGTGTTCTGGCACCGGCAGGGCTACCGGCCACTGTGGACGTTCTGGGAGGTTCGTCCGGCTTCCGCGCTCCGCTAG
- a CDS encoding ABC transporter ATP-binding protein codes for MQLRADRVSLDGPHGTVLPSTSLTVADGELALVHGEPGTGVTAFGLALAGRLRPTTGTVTIDDHADEAKLRSLVAVVDAPGVSEPDEALSLSVVVGEELALAAQPAGAADVRRWLTTHDLAPYADTRFERIEPALRTRLLAELTATRPGVGALVLDRPDRHTSEVEEWAMVAHEHAERGLAVVVLTATVPVAALPSPPARIGQHDQPPPQQCRAEAGAEGEDS; via the coding sequence ATGCAGCTCCGCGCCGACCGGGTGTCCCTCGACGGCCCGCACGGCACCGTGTTGCCGTCCACGTCGCTCACCGTGGCCGATGGCGAGTTGGCGCTGGTGCACGGCGAGCCCGGAACGGGTGTGACCGCCTTCGGCCTCGCCCTCGCAGGCAGGCTGCGCCCCACCACCGGGACGGTGACCATCGACGACCACGCGGACGAGGCGAAACTCCGTTCCCTGGTCGCCGTGGTGGACGCGCCCGGGGTCAGCGAGCCGGACGAGGCACTGTCCCTGAGCGTGGTCGTCGGTGAGGAGCTGGCGCTGGCCGCGCAGCCGGCCGGCGCCGCCGATGTGCGCCGGTGGCTGACCACGCACGACCTCGCCCCCTACGCCGACACCCGGTTCGAACGGATCGAGCCCGCCCTGCGCACCCGGCTGCTCGCCGAGCTCACCGCCACCCGGCCGGGGGTGGGCGCGCTGGTGCTGGACCGGCCGGACCGGCACACCAGCGAGGTGGAGGAGTGGGCGATGGTCGCGCACGAGCACGCCGAGCGCGGGCTCGCGGTCGTGGTGCTGACCGCGACCGTGCCGGTCGCCGCCCTGCCCTCGCCGCCGGCCCGGATCGGGCAGCACGATCAACCCCCGCCCCAGCAGTGCCGTGCCGAGGCCGGCGCTGAAGGAGAGGACTCATGA
- a CDS encoding YhgE/Pip domain-containing protein, with protein MSGIRIALNELRRLSSGTLPKLALLALVLVPLLYASLYLYANQDPYGRLDKLPAAVVTNDTGAADENGDHRVVGREVADELVRSSSFQWHEVSAEDARQGVRDDDYAFAITIPEDFSAALLSTGDFQPRQATITLTTNDANNYLAGTIADQVAEQVKSTIAEKVGSEAAERFLVGFSTIYSKISEATEGASELAEGARELKSGQQELAGGTKELASKTTELASGLNTLRQSTADLPQQSQQLADGAGQVAQGNARIAEVGSALASGSADLQGDLDQARADIERQLREAGLPDADIQRALAVLDELRQPVDQADAKIQDASGKLSTLADGANQVAQGAAALAGSAPALTEGIGTAADGAQQLAEGAGRLDEGQREALSGTTRLSEGATELREGLGAGLEQIPNPDDPTRTATANTIADPVAINSVGMSSAGTYGAGLAPFFIGLATWIGAFVLYLLLRPLSTRALTAGASPLRVAIGGWLPSAVLGVAQVVVLFGAVTWLVGIHVEHPAAAVGFVVLTSLTFTAIVHALNALFGAVGKFLGLVLLVLQLVSAGGTFPWQTIPDPLYPLHVVLPMGYVIDGLRHLLYSGASLQILGDIGVLVAYLVGGLAISTLAAYKRRVWTVTQLKPELSL; from the coding sequence ATGAGCGGCATCCGGATCGCCCTGAACGAGCTGCGCAGGCTCAGCAGCGGGACCCTACCGAAGCTGGCGCTGCTCGCGCTGGTCCTGGTCCCGTTGCTGTACGCCTCGCTGTACCTGTACGCCAACCAGGATCCGTACGGCAGGCTGGACAAGCTGCCCGCCGCGGTGGTCACCAACGACACCGGGGCGGCCGACGAGAACGGCGACCACCGCGTCGTCGGCCGCGAGGTCGCCGACGAGCTGGTGCGCTCGAGCAGCTTCCAGTGGCACGAGGTCTCGGCCGAGGACGCGCGGCAGGGGGTGCGCGACGACGACTACGCCTTCGCGATCACCATCCCGGAGGACTTCTCCGCCGCCCTGCTGTCCACGGGGGACTTCCAGCCGCGGCAGGCGACGATCACGCTCACCACCAACGACGCCAACAACTACCTGGCGGGCACGATCGCCGACCAGGTGGCCGAGCAGGTCAAGTCGACGATCGCGGAGAAGGTCGGCAGCGAGGCCGCGGAGCGGTTCCTGGTCGGCTTCTCCACCATCTACTCCAAGATCAGCGAAGCCACCGAGGGCGCGTCCGAGCTGGCCGAGGGTGCGCGAGAACTGAAGTCCGGGCAGCAGGAGCTCGCCGGCGGCACCAAGGAGCTGGCAAGCAAGACCACCGAGCTGGCGAGCGGGCTGAACACGCTGCGGCAGAGCACCGCGGACCTCCCCCAACAGTCCCAGCAGCTGGCCGACGGGGCCGGCCAGGTCGCGCAGGGCAACGCCCGGATCGCCGAGGTGGGCTCGGCGCTCGCCTCCGGCTCGGCGGATCTGCAGGGCGACCTCGACCAGGCCCGCGCCGACATCGAGCGGCAGCTGCGGGAGGCAGGGTTGCCGGACGCCGATATCCAGCGTGCGTTGGCCGTGCTCGACGAGCTCCGGCAGCCGGTCGACCAGGCCGACGCCAAGATCCAGGACGCGTCCGGCAAGCTGAGCACCCTGGCCGACGGCGCGAACCAGGTCGCGCAGGGCGCGGCGGCGCTCGCCGGTTCCGCGCCCGCGCTGACCGAGGGCATCGGCACGGCCGCCGACGGCGCCCAGCAACTCGCGGAGGGCGCCGGGCGGCTCGACGAGGGGCAGCGGGAGGCGTTGAGCGGCACGACCCGGTTGTCCGAGGGGGCCACCGAGCTGCGCGAGGGGCTCGGCGCGGGACTCGAGCAGATCCCCAACCCGGACGACCCGACCCGCACGGCCACGGCGAACACGATCGCCGATCCGGTGGCAATCAACTCGGTCGGTATGTCCTCTGCGGGCACGTACGGCGCGGGACTCGCGCCCTTCTTCATCGGGCTGGCCACCTGGATCGGCGCGTTCGTGCTGTATCTGCTGCTGCGCCCGCTGTCCACGCGGGCACTCACCGCGGGCGCCTCCCCGCTGCGGGTCGCCATCGGCGGGTGGCTGCCCTCGGCCGTACTGGGCGTGGCGCAGGTGGTGGTGCTGTTCGGTGCGGTGACCTGGCTGGTCGGTATCCATGTCGAGCACCCGGCCGCCGCGGTAGGGTTCGTCGTGCTCACCTCGCTGACGTTCACCGCGATCGTGCACGCGCTGAACGCGTTGTTCGGCGCGGTCGGCAAGTTCCTCGGCCTGGTGTTGCTGGTACTACAACTGGTCAGCGCCGGCGGGACGTTCCCATGGCAGACCATCCCCGACCCGCTGTACCCGCTGCACGTGGTGCTGCCGATGGGATACGTGATCGACGGCCTGCGGCACCTGCTCTACAGCGGGGCCTCGCTGCAGATCCTCGGCGACATCGGGGTGCTCGTCGCCTATCTCGTCGGCGGCCTGGCCATCTCGACGCTGGCCGCGTACAAGCGCCGGGTCTGGACGGTCACGCAGCTCAAACCGGAGCTGAGCCTGTGA
- a CDS encoding TetR/AcrR family transcriptional regulator, with protein MSARSDLTKRKLFEATLRLADRQGLIGLTVDEIAAEAGVAKGTVYYNFGSKDGLVDALLRYGVDQLAERLRTGAEAEDPVRALESLVDNSLEFIREHRGFSQILVSEMWRTPGQWQETLTLLREEIISIVRGLLHRIDEAGRLPEGVRIPTAAAGLFGTLLVVALDWQVFQPERTRAEVRDSIMLLARGLAREVGTHPS; from the coding sequence GTGAGTGCGCGGTCCGATCTGACCAAGCGGAAACTGTTCGAAGCCACGCTGCGGCTTGCCGACCGCCAGGGGCTGATCGGGCTCACCGTGGATGAGATCGCGGCCGAGGCCGGGGTCGCCAAGGGCACGGTGTACTACAACTTCGGCAGCAAGGACGGGCTGGTCGACGCCCTGCTGCGGTACGGCGTCGACCAGCTCGCCGAGCGGTTGCGCACCGGCGCCGAGGCCGAGGACCCGGTCCGCGCGCTGGAGTCGCTTGTGGACAACTCGCTGGAGTTCATCCGCGAGCACCGGGGTTTCTCGCAGATCCTGGTCAGCGAGATGTGGCGCACCCCCGGCCAGTGGCAGGAAACGTTGACCCTGCTGCGGGAGGAGATCATCTCGATCGTCCGGGGACTGCTGCACCGAATCGACGAGGCGGGCAGGCTGCCGGAGGGGGTACGGATCCCGACAGCGGCAGCCGGGCTGTTCGGCACCCTGCTCGTGGTGGCGCTGGACTGGCAGGTATTCCAGCCGGAGCGGACCCGCGCCGAGGTCCGCGACTCGATCATGCTGCTCGCCCGCGGCCTGGCCCGCGAGGTCGGCACCCACCCCAGCTGA